The sequence aacactagaAAACAAGATACATTTTACTGTTGAGAAAGCAAAGGGCAAACTGAACATAAAATGCACATATAATTTAAAACTCTTATCTGAAATGTTTCCAGTGTGCCTGTAGAATCTCCAGGGGCCATGATTGAGCTCATGGCATTACTACAGAAGAGGAGTTATTGTAGAATTTCCCAATGAATGAGACCTTTATTTGAAGGGGTTGAGTCGGTGGATTTCTGAACAATCTGGCAACCTCATTATGGAATCTTCAAACATCTGAGCTTTTACGGAAGTAACGTCGGCTAAAAATGGCTGCAACGGGTCTGGGTTGGAggtcgtgtttgtgtgttcatttaGCGATATTTGGGTGGTATGTTTTCACACTACGGGCTTATTGCTCATCAGAAATAACAGATCGAAATCCAGGAGCGCAAACATACGGAGGACGATGGAAATATCTTACTTTTATAAACCTGGTTAGTAAACAGCTAGCCCATGGCTAGTTACATTAGCTGCTACCAATAACCCAGTCGCTGGAATGAATGAACTTCATCGACTCTTCTGTTACCAACattgtgttttcattttgatcgCGTTCAGCACAGATTTGGCATTAACACAAAATGTCTCTGAATTTACAGGTAATGCAGACGGTCTTTTTTGGATTATGTGTTGTGACCGATATTGTACACATGGCAGTATCAAATAAAGCTGCTCGTAGCGGACTTCCGTCTCTGCTATTAGGAACGAGAGATTATATCTTTACAGTCTTGGCATTCCCAGTTGGTATGGTAAGCATTATTTCCCAATTTTGTTCTAGTTCATTAGAATGTTGTTGGGTCATTCTATGAAACGGGTGCGTCCAGAACATTTGATGAGATGCAGAAGGGACAAACTAGAGCCAAAGTGTGTTTCTAAAGCCTAAAGCTAATAATTCAAGGGTTCTTGTTAACATAATGAACAAGAACATACTATTAACAGTTTTACTATTTTTTTAAACCATTTGCATATGTGCATGGCCATTTCCGTGTGTCTGGGTTAAACATGACATTTAGCCTACATCTAAAATATCACCACGTAAATGTTATATTCTTATCAGACTTCTGTTATTTTCAGACTTAAATAATCTTTCCTGATGACATTACACATATTTATTAAGAAtaatttcacgtttttttggTAAATATTTAATGATTTTCTTGCCTCCCCTGGTTTGACTTACCCCGTCACATTAACTTGTTTTGTCTGTAAATAGCATAGCTTACTGTTACTTGAAATGAAACAAAGACAATTTAATGTCTGCCTGTAGAGCACCCAATAAACTAAGCAGAAACATTCTGACATTgttttacattatttatttgttgttgttgttttcaatAATATTGTTCATCATTTTTTGAAGGGGTCCGTCAAGCTTAATCCTACCACCCTGTCACGCAAATTAGACAGGAATAACTGTCTATCATTACAGTTTCAACACTATCATTGCTAAGCAAATTACATTTCTAATTGAATACATGTATGTTAAGTCAATAACTTGACCGTTATTGAATAACTAGAGCCATTTTATCATGAAATTTACCACCctttcacatttattatatttcaatgtaaaaaaaaaaaaatgtatgtctgAGGAGGGTGATCATGTTTTTAATGCTGTGGATAAAATTAAAAGAAGTTTACTTTTGATGTTATGTTAtgatcagggatggattaccgCACGGGCCTACCAGGGCCcatggggtcagggggccctgaagcccaagcttttgcatggaatcattgcctcaatatcaacaaatcaggatgtaggctatgaatctgattgaatttagtattggccatccccaaaatgcaccagaatacaggaaaatacatcaaacaaattaaaacatttctgggggaggacccccaaacccccccctcccacatatgcgacaattagtggggggcccttacatctgggcccaggggcccgaaagttcataatccgcccatggttATAATTTTTTAGTGGAAAAGGCACCCGTTTCATAGAATGACCCTGCTGAGATGCAATTAACCTTATATTGAAATGGCTTCGTAATACACAAGTTTGCTTACTGCATACTTTTTAGTGAATTTGCTGTCTAATTTTATTGACTGAGttttgtgttttacagtttGTCTTCGCATCATTTTGGTCAATCTACGCCTACAACCGGGAACTGGTATATCCAAAGTTTCTTGATGATATTATTCCAATATGGATCAACCATGCCTTggtgagtagcctaggctgttgGTGCGTTTTGCAACAACGCCCTTGGCCTTATATTGCTTCATTAACGATTGTGGTTTTGGAACAAAGGTTAACATTGAATCATTTTGAATCCAAAGCATTCCTTACCCATTGCAATAGTGTACCAAAGAATCAACGCTTTATATACAACTTAAAAATAATCTCCGTTGCATCTTTGACTTAGCACAATTCAACTTCACTTTCAGTTAGAAAATGCATAGGCATTCACAGATTAGCCAATAATAATTACACTTTATGTCAGACTGAGTTGAACCAAaccaccatctctctccctctctcttgttctctctctccggcCTTCTCTAGCACACCATCATTATGCCTCTGCTCCTGGTGCAGATGTATCTCCAGCTTCACAAGTACCCCAGCCGAGCCAAAGCCATCCTGAGCCTGGCTTTGTTTGCGGCTCTTTACCTGGCATGGTAAATTCCTGCTACTATGCCTCTCCTGTCCCAACACTGAGCTAACTtctacagggttcccacggttcatggaatttctggaatatcatggaattttggaaagtctattccagacatggaaagtcagggaattttatcatgTTTGggtcaaagtcatggaatatcagggaattttgttgtagaagtttaaaatgtatttgccagaatacattaatacaaatatttctACGCAGaactggtgtatatctggttatttgCTTTACTGCTTCCTTGAGTatcccaactttgtttattcaatggccatttattcatctcccactcTAAAAAGTAAAATATTCTTGAACGCTATACATTAGTAAATagtatagtaagtcatggaaattcatttTTTTGGCTTAGACTTAGACTTAGAATGGGAACCCAGTCACTTTAAGATTCATCTCATCATGGCTCATCTTCCAGGATAGCCATGACagatttatgttttcttttctaaAGACATCAATGTTTTGATTACCCGAGTCATTATTCCATTATTACAATTAACAtatttttatgttaatatatttGATAGAATATATTTTATGCACAAATATAATAGGACTGTATATTCATAAGATGTGTGTGCTGCTTTGTCATGCTCAGGGTCCTTTGGGTGCACCATGTGTCGGGGATCTGGGTGTACCCCATCATGTCCCACCTGAGTCCCGTGGGGCTGGTGGTGTTTCTGGGGGTGGCCTCGCTGACCATGGCCCCCCTCTACCTGCTGGGCGAGAAGATGCACCAGCTCATGTGGAGGACGGCGGGGGGAGGTGGTGGAAAAGGTGGGTCTGTTTTTTGACCTTGCAAATAAGCTCTTTTTTCATGTGCTGTAAGAtccatttaaagcaacaccatggAACATTTGACTCGGTTTTGAGGTATGTTTTTGCACATCCATGCACAGTTAATCCATGTACAGGAGATTGTGTCATAGTCATTAAGAGGTGTTACTATTGTAATATGAAAGAAAGCAACATTTCCTTGCATTACAATGTTGCTAATAAACATGGGGGGTTTTTGCCTTTTGAAAGGGAAGAAAAAGAAGTAGACAGTTTGGCTGTGAAATAAACCTCAGCGAAGGGGACCCTGCAAGGAAGCCAGGAGTGGAATGGACCAGAACATAAGAAGGCATTGAAAGCATTTAAACCAGCGCTGTCTATGACAGAGGGACTCAGGTTTTCCTGTATTAAGCTACCGGTACATACTTTTCCCAGCACTGAACAGTCATAATGCTCAACTGTAACACAGCAATCAAACATGAAACAGGATGAGGACGGGACTGACTTAGCTTGCTGTTTCTAAATGTATGGTTTGCACATGCATTGTAGCATGTCACATTAAGGCATTCTATACATGCTGATTACTCaagatgctgttttttttttattttatattggcCAGTTCAATcaatgtgtgctgtgttgtattTAATCGCCCAAGTACATTTAAATGAAATTCCTTTAATATATTGCTATTGTTGCCTAAAATAGATTGAATGATTGAATAAATATGATTTATTCAATAAAATATCCCTGACTTATATGTTTCTATGCTGCATAGCACAATTTTGTGTTGCACTATAATAACATATTAGTTATTAGTCATTAGGCAAACAGGAGCTGACTGCTCCTACGTGAGGCCCTGGTCATTTCAGCAGATGAGGGAGGCACTTATACTGGTCCTCCATGGTCACATAGTTTAGGCCTGGTTTTACCCAATGTTTTCATTGACTATGATGTTCAAATCACCATCAAAATGTCCTGGATAAGTCTGTTACAGTGTGTGGATTAGACTTGTCAAGTCACATACCTCAAGAAGTTTCGCATTCTGCCAgtgcatttattttttgttaagcAAATTTGAATAGTTGTTGAATAGTAGTTGTTGTGATCTGGAGTAAAATCAGCTGaacagaggggtattccagaaaggaggtttaacaaacactgagataaaacttaacctctgggttgtctgaacctgtggcgactaaacctGAGCTGTCGGatccaaaacaccggttaccagttagttcaattaaccctgtgttagataacctagagttgtgcgcgttcacggcgaacttataaaggcatcatctattgagagtcgaaaccatgagtaaaaccggcgaaacgaagagcaccgtatttttctAAGGCGGGGTAGCAAAGTTATCctcgaggcttacgaggaggagagaactgtaataactaaaaaaaaaaaaaaagcaatagcCTACTTAAGCGTCTGCctccgagaccttgcttggcagagaatagcctaactgaccgtgtaaatgcgtacgTTTAGGATATCccgtttaatgtcaaaagcacaattaaataattcagtggacatCACGTAGCCtattgtattgactgctttgaatgatgctttcttaaactagcctaccttgtcacagattgagtgggccatagaattctttgagaatcccaaatgtaattttctattttaacgcgggttctgcagctgtgggccaagttaaacttttgcgctccatcatcGAAAGGGTGAagaatgtcggaaggcatgggtagcctattggacacatttcgatgcacatttggaaaattgaataagtgatgctgacctgccagttggtgaaactacactttaatgatcctcgtgggtttgtgtccaggaacaCGAATGAAGTTGCacaaggcaaactttacgcaccgaccgaCCGACAGTTTGCCgatgctctgcgtctccaacactaacgttacaaaaactcccagtcggagagcgaTAATCGATGCATTTAATTTGGAGAGAGGcaaaaagtgtagcctattgaaaaactattttatcccaaattccatcagcattcttaacccCCATCCAACactccacccccatccccaacacacacacttacatcatcactgtcatcacttcacatacatacagcacactgcttgctacagtaagcctcctctacatacttgctgcacactgcgccccccccccatacacagcacattgtcttcaggatcttctccaacacacatcctctacatacttacagcacactgcccccacctacccacacacacacactacacacacacacacagtcactgctccactcccctcccgcccacacaccttcactgtcatcactcacacagtactctgcttgcaatagtaagtccctgcgccccccccccccacacacatacacagcacattatttcatcaggaagcttctccaacacacatccccaacatacttacagcacacttttttgagctttctggaactgaaatcccaggtttaccgtttactctgggtttacatacagttaagccagtaaacctgctttctggaatacccctctgtaCACAAATAGTGATTGTTGATGTTGATTTTGCACCTAGCATTACAATATCTGATACACTGTCCTTATTTACTGTCCCAAACCTGTGATTCCTAAAGTCCAGGTTGAACTCAATTGTGGATGCCTCATCTGCTGTGGTGTGGTTTTTAGGCTCTACTGAGTCTTCTGTTAACATGTAGGCAGCACACCATGGCTTAGTACTTGTTAcatcttgtttgttttctgaaATGTCTTGCAATGTATAAAATAAAAGGGAGACTATGATACAACACACAGCTGAAATAATCAAATGTAACCCCTTCATTAATGCATGTAATATCACGCTTGTTCTATTAGCTGTGAATGCCTGTCTATTGATCCATTGGAATTATCCTATAAAGGAACAAGTACTTTTGCATTGGGGCCTCTGTGTTAACCAGAGACCACAAGTATGCGGAGTtgtattgcatgtgatgtagtcATCTGGTATGACATTTTTACATAGTCTTTGTTTTTAAGTGTATGCGCTGTCCCCTGAGGAAGATAGTAAAATATGCAACAAACAGAGGTATTACAGAGTAAACAATATAACAATattagacataatatacatacacacacacacacacacagcagggaaaataagtatttaacacgtcaacatttttttcagtaagtattcttccagtgaggctattcgcatgaaattttcaccggacattagtattaacttatccacacatatataaacatccaaacattaatgtctaaaagtagtgttatgagtaaaaaagtattgaacacgctaagaaaaagcagtacacaaacgcaaagaatggcaaggaacaaactggaatctataagtagttagagaaattatccctcctatctgtacaaattgatataagctgggttagtacatactgttagctataaaaaggttttttgttagCAAGGTgtcacaagaaacatttcatgatgggtaaaagcaaagagccctCCCAAgatctttgcaaccttattgttgcaaaatatattaatggaactggttacagatgcacttcaaaacttcagaatcatcaagcaagcagtattggagccattatttgaaagtggaaggaacatcactacatcatccactggccatgcacaggatctccttgcaagatttctgaccaggaagtcagaaggatagtcagaagagtagcctaagagccaaggaccactgaGCAAGCTCCAGAAAGATTTGGAGGCAGCAgctacaattgttacagagaaaatcataggtaatgcactccaccgccatggcctctatgcacgctcatcccgcatgactgtattgctgaagaaaaacatgtcaaagctcgttgaaagtttgctacacaacatttgaacaatcctatgaaatactgagagaatgtattctggttaaAATTTAAACTtttcggatgtcatactacacaccatatttggaggagaaatggcactgtgcatcaccctaaaaataccctaccaacagtgaggtttggaggtggtggcatcatggtgtgggctgtttttcatctcatggtactagcagacttcatacagttgaaggaatgatgaatggagtcattttgttccggaagaatctttacatccaccaggatgatgaggatgagacatggctagaccttccagcaggacaatgatccaaaccattcagcaaaggaaactctcaattggtttcagagaaaggaaatcaaggccctgactttaattcaattgaacagttttggaagttaactaaagatcaggattcacaacaGGGACCCCtgaaatcttcaatattaaaggactgtttaaaagaatgggccaaactcacaccagaatactgtgactgtttagtttcatcatacaggaaatgccttaaagctgtcattacgaataaaggcttttccacaaagtatttaagaaatttcagcaggcgcgttcaatacttttttcctgtgtcattccactttattgcacataactctacctatggactttaatgtttggattttttttatataggtggattatctgagttaatactaatgtctggtatactaatgtatgcaaatagcctcattggaagtatacttactgaaaaaaatgttgaggtgttcaatacttattttccccgctgtatatataatatagtaTATAAAATATGTTTAAACCTCTAAAATAAGTGACATTTTCACTTTCATCTATGATCTCAGTGAGGATTCAACAGACAGCATTTGATATTGTGCTAGCGTCACCACTGTTTGCTTAAACACCTTTACGACTTAGAGATCCTAGCGGTAATCAGGTTTATAGGGGCTGAGCCTATCATCGCATGCGCTAGTTGGCCCAAGTCTGTGTCATAGAGCAACTGACTGTCAATGCTTTGTCTTTTGCAAAACAATACAGGTCACCAAGTGTGAACACAAATAAGAATGAGGGCTCGGTTTGATTGTGATTGATTGAATTCACACTGAGGATGGAGCACCTTTGGAGTCAAATAAGGACATATTGAGTACATTCCAAACATACTCAGCAGATTCTTTTTAATTCAATTGACTCAACCACTGCT comes from Alosa sapidissima isolate fAloSap1 chromosome 7, fAloSap1.pri, whole genome shotgun sequence and encodes:
- the adtrp1 gene encoding androgen dependent TFPI regulating protein 1 isoform X2, which produces MAATGLGWRSCLCVHLAIFGWYVFTLRAYCSSEITDRNPGAQTYGGRWKYLTFINLVMQTVFFGLCVVTDIVHMAVSNKAARSGLPSLLLGTRDYIFTVLAFPVGMFVFASFWSIYAYNRELVYPKFLDDIIPIWINHALHTIIMPLLLVQMYLQLHKYPSRAKAILSLALFAALYLAWVLWVHHVSGIWVYPIMSHLSPVGLVVFLGVASLTMAPLYLLGEKMHQLMWRTAGGGGGKGKKKK
- the adtrp1 gene encoding androgen dependent TFPI regulating protein 1 isoform X1: MAATGLGWRSCLCVHLAIFGWYVFTLRAYCSSEITDRNPGAQTYGGRWKYLTFINLVMQTVFFGLCVVTDIVHMAVSNKAARSGLPSLLLGTRDYIFTVLAFPVGMFVFASFWSIYAYNRELVYPKFLDDIIPIWINHALHTIIMPLLLVQMYLQLHKYPSRAKAILSLALFAALYLAWVLWVHHVSGIWVYPIMSHLSPVGLVVFLGVASLTMAPLYLLGEKMHQLMWRTAGGGGGKEKEVDSLAVK